The Oryzihumus leptocrescens DNA window GCCGCTGCGGTGCGTCGCCCGGCTCGTCGGCGGTCCACCACTCCAGCCAGTACGCCGTGTCGTCCAGGGCCGCGGGCGCGGCCACGAAGCCGGCACCCACCACGGCGAGCTCGGTGTCGGCGAGCAGCCGGGTGGCCACGGGAGCGACCAGGCGCGCCATGCCGGCGGTGGTCGGCTCCTCGGCGAGCGCACGCCGGGTCGCGGCCTGAAGGGGCGCGAGGCCGGTGAAGTGGTCCTCGGCCCAGGCGAGGAGGGCGCCGGCCGCGCGAGCGGGGCCGTGAGCGGCCGTCGGGGCGAGGCTCATGGTCTCCACGGTAGGTCCGGCGAGGCTCATGCGCGTCGTCCTTGTGCCTGACGTCGCAGGCTGAGGGCCAGTCCGACCGCGTCGGCGACGTGCTCCTCGGCGAGGGTGCGCGCCCGGTCGGCGTGGCCGCGGCTGATCGCCCGGGTGAGCGTGCGGTGCGCGGTGCAGGCCGACTCGTGGGCGTCGCCGTCGTCGAGGGCCAGCCACAGCAGCGGGCCGACCTCGGACTGCAGCCGGATCTCCTCGCGGGTCAGCCGGGGCGACTGGGCCGCGGCGGCCACCTCGACGTGGAACTGGCCCTCGGCCCGGCGGCGCTCGCGGGCGGTGGCGGCGTTGTCGAGGTCCTTCATGGCCTCCTCCAGCCGGGCGAGGTCGTCGGGCCCGGCCCGCTCCGCGGCTAGCCGGGCCGCCGAGCCGGACAGGGCGGCGTAGTGGTCGCCGAGGTCGCGCAGGTCGCGCGGGGACACCTCCTCCAGCCGGGCCAGCAGGGCCGAGGCGGCCGGGTCGGGCGGCGCGGTGACGAAGCTGCCGCCGCCTCGGCCGCGGCGGGTCTCGACCAGCCCGCGGTGGCGCAGCGCGGTCAGCGCCTCCCGCACGGTGACCGTGGCGACGCCGAAGCGGGCGGCCAGGTCGGCCTCGCTGGGCAGCTGGGTGGCGTCGGGCAGCAGGCCCAGCGCGATGGCGTCGGACAGGCGCCGGGCGACGATCTCGGCGCGGCTCTCCTGGGCCAGGGGGGCGAAGACGGCGCTGCGGGCGCGCTGGCTCAGGTGCATGGCCTCCGGCACGTTGCGTCCTCCTCACCTCGCCGCGGTCCCCCGAAGGGTAGGCGACGGGCCGCGGGTCACGGTGTGGTCACTCGCCCTTTCGACCCTTGTGCAATGACCTATGAAGTCATACGTTAAGCGCCACGTCCAGAGCCTGTGGACCGATTTCCGCACGTCCCCACCTCGCACAGGAGCTCACCGATGGCGCAAGCAGCGACGCCCGGACAGCAGACCCGGTCGGCGGTGACCGCCCCAGCCATCCGCCTCGAGGCGGTGCGCAAGTCCTTCGGCGAGGTGGACGCGGTGCGCGGGGTGGACCTCGACATCGCCGACGGCGAGTTCTTCTCGATGCTCGGCCCGTCCGGCTCGGGCAAGACCACGGTGCTGCGGATGATCGCCGGGTTCGAGGCGCCGACCGGCGGCCGGATCGTGCTCGACGGCCAGGACGTCACCCGCGTGCCGCCGTTCGACCGCGACGTGAACACGGTCTTCCAGGACTACGCGCTCTTCCCGCACATGACCCTGGAGCAGAACGTCGCGTACGGGCTGCGGGTCAAGGGCGTGGGCCGCGCGGAGCGGCACCGGCGCGCCAACGAGGCGCTCGAGCGGGTGCAGCTGCCCGGCTTCGGCGCGCGCCGCCCGTCCCAGCTCTCCGGTGGGCAGCGCCAGCGTGTGGCCCTTGCCCGCGCCCTCGTCAACGAGCCCAAGGTGCTCCTGCTCGACGAGCCGCTCGGCGCGCTCGACCTCAAGCTGCGCCAGCAGATGCAGGTCGAGCTCAAGGCGATCCAGCGCGACGTCGGCATCACCTTCGTCTTCGTCACCCACGACCAGGAGGAGGCGCTGACCATGAGCGACCGGATCGCCGTGTTCAACAACGGCCTGGTCGAGCAGGTCGGCACCGCCACGGAGGTCTACGAGCAGCCGAAGACCCCGTTCGTGGCCGGGTTCGTCGGCACCACGAACCTCGTCGACGGGTCCGCGGCCGAGATCCTGTTCGGCCAGCGGGGCACCTGGAGCATCCGCCCGGAACGGGTGCGCGTGGTCGACCGGTCCACGGGGGCCGGCCCGACCGAGCGCAGCGTCGACGGCACCGTGCGCGAGGTGGTCTACCTCGGCTCGGCCATCCGGCTGCTCGTGGACACCCCGGCCGGCACCTCCCTGGTGGCCACCCAGCCCAACCTGGCCACCGCACACACCCAGCTCGACGACTGGCTGGGCCGCCCGGTCCGCCTCGTCTGGCACCAGGACCACGCCCACCGCGTCGGCGCGGCCTGAGCCCTCCCGTCACCACCCGGAACACCTTGGAGGTCACCATGTTCAAGCCCCGACCGCTCGCGGCGGCCGTCGCCGCCGTCGGTGCGCTCGCGCTGGCGGCGTGCGGCTCGTCCACCAGTGGTGGCAGCAGCGCCGGCGGATCCACCCGTCAGCCCCCGCCCAAGGTCGCCATGGCCCAGAAGGTCGGGCCCGGCGAGGGCCAGCTCAACGTCGTGGCGTGGGCGGGCTACGCCGAGGACGGCTCCAACGACCCGACCCAGGACTGGGTGCACCCGTTCGAGAAGGCCACCGGGTGCCAGGTCAACGTCAAGGTCGCCAACACCTCCGACGAGATGGTCACCCTGATGCACACCGGCGACTACGACGTGGTCTCCGCCTCCGGTGACGCCACGCTGCGGATGATCTACTCCGGCGACGTGGCCCCGGTGAACACCGCGCTGGTGCCCAACTACGCGACGATCTTCCCGTTCCTCAAGGACCGCGACTGGAACTCGGTCGAGGTCAACGGCAAGCGCCAGATGTACGGCATCCCGCACGGCTGGGGCGCCAACCTGCTCATGTGGAACGAGGGCGTCGTCAAGACCCCGCCGACCTCGTGGGGCGCGGTCTTCGACCCGAAGTCGCCGTACAAGGGCAAGATCACGGCCTACGACTCGCCGATCTACATCGCCGACGCGGCGCTCTACCTCATGAAGACCAAGCCCGACCTGGGGATCAAGAACCCGTTCGCGCTGGACGACAAGCAGTTCAAGGCCGCAGTCGACCTGCTCAAGGCCCAGCGCCCGCTCATCGGGGAGTACTGGGCCGACTACACCAAGGAGGTCCAGGCCTTCGAGTCCGGCACCTCGGTGATCGGCACGACCTGGCAGGTCATCACGAACCTCGTCCAGTCCGACAAGAAGGTCAAGGTCAAGGCGATCGTGCCGACCGAGAACTCCACCGGCTGGTCGGACACGTGGATGGTCTCCTCGAAGTCCAAGCACCCGAACTGCTCCTACCAGTGGATGAACTACATCGTCTCGCCCAAGGTCAACGCCCAGGTCGCGTCGTGGTTCGGTGAGGCGCCGGCGCA harbors:
- a CDS encoding FadR/GntR family transcriptional regulator, whose protein sequence is MPEAMHLSQRARSAVFAPLAQESRAEIVARRLSDAIALGLLPDATQLPSEADLAARFGVATVTVREALTALRHRGLVETRRGRGGGSFVTAPPDPAASALLARLEEVSPRDLRDLGDHYAALSGSAARLAAERAGPDDLARLEEAMKDLDNAATARERRRAEGQFHVEVAAAAQSPRLTREEIRLQSEVGPLLWLALDDGDAHESACTAHRTLTRAISRGHADRARTLAEEHVADAVGLALSLRRQAQGRRA
- a CDS encoding ABC transporter ATP-binding protein; the encoded protein is MAQAATPGQQTRSAVTAPAIRLEAVRKSFGEVDAVRGVDLDIADGEFFSMLGPSGSGKTTVLRMIAGFEAPTGGRIVLDGQDVTRVPPFDRDVNTVFQDYALFPHMTLEQNVAYGLRVKGVGRAERHRRANEALERVQLPGFGARRPSQLSGGQRQRVALARALVNEPKVLLLDEPLGALDLKLRQQMQVELKAIQRDVGITFVFVTHDQEEALTMSDRIAVFNNGLVEQVGTATEVYEQPKTPFVAGFVGTTNLVDGSAAEILFGQRGTWSIRPERVRVVDRSTGAGPTERSVDGTVREVVYLGSAIRLLVDTPAGTSLVATQPNLATAHTQLDDWLGRPVRLVWHQDHAHRVGAA
- a CDS encoding ABC transporter substrate-binding protein encodes the protein MFKPRPLAAAVAAVGALALAACGSSTSGGSSAGGSTRQPPPKVAMAQKVGPGEGQLNVVAWAGYAEDGSNDPTQDWVHPFEKATGCQVNVKVANTSDEMVTLMHTGDYDVVSASGDATLRMIYSGDVAPVNTALVPNYATIFPFLKDRDWNSVEVNGKRQMYGIPHGWGANLLMWNEGVVKTPPTSWGAVFDPKSPYKGKITAYDSPIYIADAALYLMKTKPDLGIKNPFALDDKQFKAAVDLLKAQRPLIGEYWADYTKEVQAFESGTSVIGTTWQVITNLVQSDKKVKVKAIVPTENSTGWSDTWMVSSKSKHPNCSYQWMNYIVSPKVNAQVASWFGEAPAQSGACTQPGMQEQCATYHAADKAYSDNIYYWTTPTKACLDGRTNVTCVDYSKWTQAWTEIKG